CTTCGGCGTGCGCCACGCTAGTTCGCTCGCCGCTATCTAAATTGAGTGCGGTCAAACGACCTCCCCATACGCAGCCGGTATCAAGTGCCTCAACGGAAATCTTCGCCTGTGGTGTTTTACCTTCTAGCGCTGCCCAGTGGCCAAACAGCAGCTGCGTATCATCGTCTCGCGGGTACTGAAACCAGGGCAGAAATCCTGCTGGGGCGCTATCTAGCCCTTCTTTAGCGGCGAAGTCCAAGCGCCCCTGGGCATCGATAAAGCGCATTCTTGTTAACACATTAACAATTAAGCGAAGTCGATCGATGCCGTCGATGTCGTCTTGCCACGTATCCGGCTGATTGCCAAATAGCTCCGCCAAGAACTGTCCAGATGCCTCACTCGCCAGTGCGGCCTGCACTTCTCGCCCTCTCAACTCAGTTTGTGCCACGCTCCATTGGGGCAGCACGCCGGCGTGCGTCATCAGCGTATTGTTTTCGCAAACGCTAAGCGGCAGGCTTTGCAGCCAATCCAGCAGCGTCTCGCGATCAGGGGCGCCCAGCAATTGGCTAAAGGTGTCGTTTTTTTTAAGCTTGCCGCCACCGCGTGCTAACACTAGCAAATGAAAGTCGTGATTGCCCAATACGCTGCGCGCAGCATTGCCTAGCGCTCGCACTTCGCGCAGGCATTCTAATGATCCGGGGCCACGATTGATTAAATCGCCCACTAACCAGAGCGTATCGCGTGCGGGATTAAAACTGATGCGCTCTAGTAGCGTCACGAATTCAACGTGACAGCCGTGTAAATCGCCGATCGCATAGGTGCTCATGCGGGAGGCCTTTTATGAAATAAGTGGGCTAAATACTACCTTAAATACTACCATCTCACCTGCTGCTT
This DNA window, taken from Vreelandella profundi, encodes the following:
- a CDS encoding symmetrical bis(5'-nucleosyl)-tetraphosphatase — translated: MSTYAIGDLHGCHVEFVTLLERISFNPARDTLWLVGDLINRGPGSLECLREVRALGNAARSVLGNHDFHLLVLARGGGKLKKNDTFSQLLGAPDRETLLDWLQSLPLSVCENNTLMTHAGVLPQWSVAQTELRGREVQAALASEASGQFLAELFGNQPDTWQDDIDGIDRLRLIVNVLTRMRFIDAQGRLDFAAKEGLDSAPAGFLPWFQYPRDDDTQLLFGHWAALEGKTPQAKISVEALDTGCVWGGRLTALNLDSGERTSVAHAEAPACSGRAQSKPRR